A region of Tigriopus californicus strain San Diego chromosome 7, Tcal_SD_v2.1, whole genome shotgun sequence DNA encodes the following proteins:
- the LOC131883348 gene encoding uncharacterized protein LOC131883348: MVALSSMWTSLIPVGFVFQFLICSAHLKDAQDIRTKRSTTECARDALSNSSKEFFVFLTINAVESNSLFGGHDSRKIELNWTPKSGGESTDWIGLFRSDPEIRLREPLVRVPVTRHNGYYKTGYRFPQHPMLGLNSPMGTCLFGYWIGYIRGNETLKSNCLRMRPSWMWDEREVINDIPIHALMIPGSHNSGSYKILGEGSTFNILDRYSINQAEDVWNQLLYGIRYLDIRVGYYPHTPEKFWIVHNFVQVNPLYVVLQDVRKFLQSTKEILIVDFHRFPSGFQYDHINTKYWAILWLEIGWVATSLRGIYGNSNKTLILTYSHDPSSAYNDKIWSEVRHAWGDKKRPEALYRFLNRSMTRHQTAKYPWAAMTHLTPSALDVIMNPNGGIAQLSDGIARQINRWFREDWWNSANLVATDFILGNNIIEESILANRKRYICRQHSRMNDNPNFY, translated from the exons ATGGTGGCATTATCATCTATGTGGACTAGTCTGATCCCCGTTGGATTTGTGTTCCAGTTTCTGATCTGCTCCGCTCATTTGAAAGATGCCCAAGACATTCGAACAAAGAGGAGCACCAcag AATGTGCCAGGGATGCCCTGTCGAATTCGTCGAAAGAGTTTTTTGTGTTCCTCACCATAAATGCTGTGGAAAGTAATAGCCTCTTTGGCGGTCACGACTCTCGGAAGATTGAGCTCAATTGGACTCCCAAATCAGGTGGCGAATCCACAGATTGGATTGGCCTTTTTCGCTCTGATCCAGAAATCAGGCTCCGAG AGCCTCTGGTTCGAGTGCCTGTCACGAGGCATAATGGGTACTATAAAACGGGTTACAGGTTTCCACAACACCCAATGTTGGGGCTCAATTCGCCAATGGGCACCTGTCTTTTCGGCTATTGGATTGGATACATCAGGGGGAATGA aactCTGAAATCCAATTGCCTTCGCATGAGACCAAGTTGGATGTGGGATGAAAGGGAGGTGATCAACGATATTCCAATCCACGCCCTTATGATTCCGGGATCACATAATTCTGGTTCCTACAAAATTCTTGGA GAAGGGAGCACCTTTAACATCCTTGATCGCTACAGTATTAACCAAGCTGAGGATGTTTGGAACCAATTGCTTTACGGTATCCGATACTTGGATATCCGGGTTGGCTATTACCCTCACACGCCGGAAAAGTTTTGGATTGTCCAcaactttgtccaagtcaaTCCGCTTTATGTGGTTCTCCAGGACGTGAGAAAATTCCTCCAATCCACTAAAGAGATCCTGATCGTGGACTTTCACCGCTTCCCATCTGGCTTTCAG TACGATCATATTAACACCAAATA TTGGGCGATTTTATGGCTGGAGATTGGTTGGGTCGCGACGTCACTCCGAGGAATCTATGGAAACTCAAACAAGACCCTGATCCTGACTTACTCACATGATCCAAGTTCGGCCTACAACGACAAGATCTGGTCCGAAGTCAGACATGCATGGGGAGACAAAAAGCGACCCGAAGCTCTTTACCGGTTCCTAAATA GATCAATGACCCGGCACCAAACGGCCAAATACCCATGGGCTGCTATGACGCATCTCACCCCGTCGGCTTTGGATGTGATTATGAATCCAAATGGTGGCATAGCTCAGCTGAGCGATGGCATAGCCAGACAG ATCAATCGGTGGTTCAGAGAGGATTGGTGGAACTCTGCCAATTTAGTCGCGACGGACTTCATTTTGGGGAACAACATCATTGAAGAATCAATATTGGCCAATCGCAAGCGATACATATGCCGTCAGCACTCCAGGATGAATGACAACCCAAATTTTTACTGA